GACGTTCGCCCAGAACCGGGTACCGTCCTTGCGCAGCCGCCAGCCTTCGTCTTCGAACCGTCCGTCGCGCCGTGCCGAATCCAGCTCGGTCTGCGGCCAACCGGAGCGGATCGCTTCTTCCGGATAGAAGCGCGAAAAGTGATGACCGATGATCTCCCCGGCCTTGTAGCCCTTGATACGTTCCGCGCCGGCATTCCAGCTGATCACGATGCCGTTGGTATCGAGCACGAAGATGGCGTAGTCCCTGACCTGCCCTACCAGCAGCCGGAACAGATCGGCCGCTTCCGCCGGGGAAACGACATTTTCAGCCACTTGTGGGTAAACCGCCATCCGTCCTGCCTTTCACCTGCGTCGACCACGATCCGGAAATTCCTGGCGGAATGTGAAATCCGGCAGGGGCCGCGTGAACCGCCTGGACGAATGCCATGCCACGGCAAGGCACGTTAGCGCGTACCGGTGTGAAGAAACCGTCACGTGACAGATTGCGAAGGCGCCACGACACCTGACGCGCCACCCCGCACTATCCCCAGATTTCGCGCATGACCCGCGCGAAATTGCCGCCGAGTATCTTTGCAATACGCGAGTCCGGATGACCACGCCGGGAGAGCATAGCCGCCAGCACTTCAAAGCGGTTGGCCATGTTGAGATCGGGAATGAACGTATACAGGTCCGCCGGTCGACCGCGTTCGAAGATGCCATCCTCGACCATGGCTTTCATGAATTCGCGGTTCTCCTTTTCGAAATCCGGCGTGCGGTCCACCGGGCGGACGGAAATGTCCGTGCCGATGCCGACGTGATCCTCGCCGCAGACTTTCAGCGCGTGCTCGATATGCGCGATGACGTCGACCGCCATGGGCTGTGTGTCCTTGCGCAGGTATGGCCAGAAGATGATGCCGGCGACGCCGCCGCGCCCGGCCATGGCGCGCAACTGCGCATCGCTCACGTTTCGCGGCAGGTCGGCCAGGGCGCGGCACCCCGTATGACTGATCAGCATCGGCGCCTTCGCGGCACGGATCGCGTCCTCGATGGTGCGCGGCGCGCCGTGCGCCAGATCCATCACGACACGCTCGGCATTGAGACGTTCGACCACCTCGTGCCCAAATCGGCTCAATCCCGCATTGCCGGGTTCCATGCAGCCGTCACCGACCAGGTTGCGCCGGTTATGGGTGAGCTGGATCACGCGGACGCCGGCCTTGCGATAGCTGGCTATGCGGTCCGGGTTCTCACCGAGCGGCTCCGTACCCTGGAAACCCAGGATAATGCCGGTCCGCCCGCGGCGGCCGTCGGGCGTCAGGTCCGCACCTTTCTCTACAATGAAAATATGCTCCGGATGGCGCGCCGCGATGGCGTGCCACTGGTCTACCGTCTTGCCGGCCCGGGCAATGGCCTCGTCGTCGAGCCAGTAGCGCCCGTTGGGACCTGCCGTGGTCAACACGGCGCCCATGCCTGCCGCGCGCACGATTTCCAGTTCCTTGCGGATTTCCGCCTCCGTTTCAAGAAACAGGAAATCAAAGCCGGAAGCGCCATCGATGGGAAGAGACTGCTTGTACCCCGTCCATGTGGCAGCACCATCGGCTGCCGGTTCCGCCGCGCGCACCGCACCTCCCAGCGCTGCGTGGAGTGTCGCCATTCCCGCTCCCACCAGCCACTCCCGTCGATTAAGCACGCCGCATCTCCCTGTCCGTTGGATTGCCAAAAGCACACCCGGGTCCAGCGCCCGGTAGTCGCCGCGCGCTAAAATACGAAGCGTGACGTAGATTGGCAAGCCACCCTTCGTCGAAGACCCGCCGTCGGGCCGCACACGATTCCTTCGCGACCGGCACGTCACGATGCATCCAGCCTCGGCCAAAAGACACGGAGTCGTCGATGCCCCTCACACGCCTGCCATTGGAAGTCGAACGCCGTCTCGCACTGCGCCTGCCGTTGCCAGGACACGGCGCGCCGCTCCTGCCGGACGTCCTGGTGGAAAGTTATACCGTCGCGTTCCAGCAGAAGGGCCGGTTCATCGGTGATCAGGCGGCACGCCGCGTCTTTTTCGAGCGGATTGACGCCTGGCGCGCGACAGTCCGTCGTCGCGGCGACGATCCGTTCGGAGATACACCGACCGAATCGCTGTCGAAGAAGAACCTCGACAAGGTGCTGCGCCGCGGCGACCCCGCCGCGGCAGGCATCATCCAGGCCGCCATTGACGACTTTGCCCGCGCCCTGGTCACGGTGATCCGGGTCTTTCACCGCCGCGCCTGGAAGCGCGTCACCCACATTGTCGTGGGCGGCGGATTCCGCGGATCGCGTATCGGCGAGCTGGCCATCGGCCGGGCCCAGGTGATGCTGCACGATGCGGGAATGCCGATTGCGCTCGAGCCTATCCGCCACGATCCGGACGAAGCCGGGCTTGTCGGCGCCGCCTACCTGATGCCACGCTGGATGTTTGGCAATTTCGATGCGCTGCTGGCGATCGACATCGGCGGCACGAATGTGCGCTGCGGCATCGTGTGCTGGGAGGAGAACACGGAATCCCCGAGTGTGGACGCCAGCTTGCTGTGGCGACACAGCGACGACGATGCCACCCGCGAGAGTGTTCTGGACGAAACCATCGGCATGCTCAAGCGCCTGATCCGCACGGCAGCACGTCGCCATCGACGCCTGGCGCCCTTCGTCGGCATCGGCTGCCCTGGCCGGATTCGACTCGACGGCAGTATCGAGCGCGGCACCGGCAACCTTCCCGGAAACTGGCAATCCAGCCGTTTCCACCTGCCGACGGCAATTCACAAGGCCCTGCCGGCCATACACGGCTTTGCGCCGGTCGTCGTGCTTCACAACGACGCCGTGGTGCAGGGACTGAGCATGGTGCCCGCCATGCGCGAGGTCGAGCGCTGGGCGGTGCTGACGATCGGTACGGGGCTGGGAAACGCGCAATTCTGCAACACTATAACGTCGCCATCGCGTAAACATCGGTAGAAACACCGCGACTACGCTATTCGTAGCGCGTGGAAGGGTGGAAATTCCCGCCACGTCCGCTAGCATTCCGCCCCTCGAAACAGGCGGAGTCGATCATGCCGGCAGGCCAACGACGCAAGGCCGCAGTGGCGGCGGAACTGGCCGCTGCACGACAGGCAATCGCGCAGGCGCGCCACCAGGACGCATTCCGGCACCTGGAACGCGCGCACGTGCTGGGACAATCGCGAACCGGCACCCACGTGGCCTCGCACTGGGCGATGCTGCAGTGGGCCTGGCGCAACCGGGATCTTCGCGAAGGCGTGGGTCAGGTGATGCGGCTCATTGCCGCAGTGCTGATCACCCGGGTATGGGTTCCCCTGGGAAATACCGGTGGTGCGAATGTCTCGGCGATACGGCCGATGCCGGTTCCCGTGGACCTTCAGGCCTTGCTTGTCACGTTCGACGACTAGGGCCTGATCACCTGCCGGGCGAGCCGGGCCGCACGCTGCGGTTTCTCGGATCGCAGGCCTCGCATACACTTCTCCGATGCCTCCACGCCCCTGCCATCGCCGACTCCTCCGAACACTGCACCTGGCACTGGTGCTGTTGTTCGCCATCGGCCTGGTCGTGCAGCCGGTGCTGGATGCGCTGAGCGAGTACCACGAGCTCACGGCGCACGCCGCTTCTCCCCATGGCCATGCCGACGACCATCACGACGAAGATGCCTCATCCCTGCGGGGCGAAGAGCCGGAAGATCACGACGGACCCGTTCACGGGCTGCTCCATCATTCGCATTGCTGCGGCCACACCGTCGGGCTGAACAATGCCGACCTGCCGCTGCCCGACTTTCACTGGCCTGCCCACGTCCCTGTCGATGCGGCGCCAACGCCAGTAGCTGCCTCGCACGCGGCAACCCCTTTCCGTCCTCCGATTTCGGCCTGAGTTCACGCCGGCTCGCGTGCCGGCCTGCTGACCAGTTCCCGAACCCCTCGGAGTATCTCCATGCATGTGCATTTCGCGGCCGTGGCCGCGTGGATCACGGCGTTTGCCCTGCCCTTGGCAGCCGCCGCCGTCGAACCTGTTGACGCTGTACAACCCTTGACCCTGGATGACGCGATCGCCCGGGTCGTCGAGAAACACCCGGACCTGCGCCTGATTGACAGCCGGGCCGAGTCGCTCGCCGCCGAACGCGACCGTGTGTCCCTGCGCCCGCCGCTGGTGGCCGGTGCGCAGGTCGAAAACACACCCGGCACGGGCGAGTACGCCGGCGTGGGCGGCGCCGAAGTCACCCTCACCCTGGCCTCGGTGCTGGAACGTGGCGGCAAGCGGGACGCACGCCACGCGCTGGCGCAGCGCCGTATTGACGCCCTGATACTGGAACGCGAAGCGCGCCGCCTGGATCTGCTTGCAGAGGTGGCGCGACGCTTCCTGGCGGTGAATGCGGCGCGCCACCAGCGCGACATCGCCGCGTTCGACATCGACCAGCGGCAGCGGGCGGTTGCCGGCGCACGCCGGCGGCTGGCGGCCGGTGCGTCACCGGAGTCGGTCGTGCTGACTGCCGAGGCGGCGCTGGCGCGCGCCGAACTGGCGCGCGATCGTGCCGGCGAACAGGAACGCGCGGCACGCCAGCATCTGGCCGCCCTCTGGGGTGAGAAGGCGCCGGCCTTCGACGTCGCCGCGGTGGACCCGCTGCGCCTGCCAGAACTGGACGATGCGGCGACGTTGGCCGCGTTGCTGGAAAACACGCCGGAACTGGCTCAGTTCGCCGACGAGCGGCGTATCCGCGAAGCACGGCTGCACCTGGCACGAACCGCGGGAACCGCTGACCTGGAGTGGCAGGTCGGCGCCCGGCGCCTGCAGGCCAGCCGTGACACGGCCCTGGTCGCCAGCCTGTCTCTGCCACTGGGGGCACGTCCCCGCGCAACTGCGGAAATCCGTGCCGCCGAGTCGGAACTGGCTGCGCTGGAGATCGAACGCGAGGCGAAGGATCTCTCGCTGTACTCGACGCTGACCGAAGCCCATGGCCGCTACCGCGTGGCACAACAGGAGGTCCGACGTCTGCGCGAGGAAGTGCTGCCCCGCCTGGCGCGTGCCGAAACGGCAGCCGGACGCGCGTACGCCGCAGGCGCCATCAGTTACATGGAATGGGCGCAACTGCAATCCGAGCACACGGCGATGCGTCAGCAGCAGCTCGACACCGCCTTCGACGCGCTGCGCGCCCTGATCGAAATACAGCGTCTCACCGGCCAGGCGTTCGTCGCGGGCCCCGCAACGACACACGGTGAATCCCCATGAATCTGCGTGCATTGATCCCGGCGCCTGCTGTTCTCTGCGCCCTCTTCCTGGCCGCCTGCACGGGTTCTTCCGATCAGGACTCGCACGCACACGGCGACGAGCACCATGGCCACGAGGAGGCCGAATCCGTGCGCAAAGGCGAGCACGGTGGTCGTCTGCTGGAACTGGATGGCTACACCGTCGAGCTGGGCATCGCCGAAAAGGGTACGCCGCCCAAGTTCCAGTCCTGGTTGTATCGCAACGGCAAGCCGCTGCCGCCAACGGCCGGCGACGTCACGGTCAATCTGACCCGGCTGGGCGGCGTCGCGGAAAGCCACCGGCTCGCCGCGCAGACCGACGGCAGCCTGCTGGCCGGAAGCGTTGTGGGCGAACCGCATTCATTCGATGTGGAAGTTGTTGCAAAAGTGGGTGACGCCACCCTGCGCTGGGCGTATCCCAGCTACGAAGGCCGCACCACGATCGCCGACGCCATCGCGCAGGATGCCGGCATCCGCGTTGCACCGGCTGCCGCCGGCGTGATCAACGACGAACACGAGGTGCAAGGTCTCCTGACCCCGATCGAGGGCCGCGTTGCCAAAGTGACGGCACGTTTTCCGGGGCCGGTGTTGCGACTCACCGCAAATGTGGGAGACACGGTCCGCGCCGGTCAGCCGCTGGCGTCGATCGAAAGCAACCTGAGCCTGACAGCCTACTCGGTGAACTCGCCGATCGCCGGCGTCGTGCTCGCCCGCAACGCGGCCCTGGGCAGCATCGCCAGTGAATCCTCGCCGCTGTTCGAGGTGGCCGACCTGTCATCGCTCTGGGTAGACCTGCACGTGTTCGGTGCGGATGCACAGCACATCCAGGCGGGTGTTCCCGTCGAGGTGACGCGCCTGAGCGACGGAAAGGTCACCCGGACCACACTGGAGCGCGTGTTGCCGGGAACGGCCACGGCCAGCCAGAGCACCGTGGCCCGCGCGACGATCGCCAATGCCGATGGCCTCTGGCGCCCCGGTTCGGCCGTGAAGGCGCGCATCACGGTCGAACAGCAGCCAGCCAGCCTCGTGGTACCGCAGGCTGCGCTGCAGACGTTCCGCGACTGGGACGTCGTGTTCGTGCGGGTGGGCGACACGTACGAGGTGCGCCCGGTGGAACTGGGCAAGCGCGACGCGCAGCAGGTCGAGGTGCTCTCGGGCATAAACCCCGGCGACGCGGTAGTGGTCGCCCAAAGTTATCTGGTGAAGGCGGACATCGAAAAGTCCGGCGCTTCACACGATCACTGAGGACGCCGCGATGCTGGAAAAACTCATTCGATTCGCCATCGCGCGGCGCTGGCTGATGCTGGCATTGACACTCGCGCTGGTGGGCGTCGGCTCCTTCAGCTTCACCCGGCTGCCCATCGACGCCACCCCTGATATCACCAACGTCCAGGTCCAGGTCAACACCGAGGCGCCAGGTTATTCGCCGCTGGAGGCCGAGCAACGGGTGACCTTCGTGATCGAGACCGTCATGGCCGGCATGCCCCGGCTGGACTACACGCGTTCACTCTCCCGCTATGGCCTGTCGCAGGTCACGATCGTGTTCAAGGACGGCACGGACCTCTATTTCGCGCGGCAGCAGGTCGCCGAACGATTGCAGCAGGTGAAGTCCAAACTGCCCGCGGGTCTGGACCCGCAGATGGGGCCGATCGCCACGGGCATGGGCGAGATCTTCATGTACACCGTCGATGCCCACGCCGACGCACGCAAGCCGGACGGCACGCCCTACACCGCGACGGATCTGCGCACCTTGCAGGACTGGGTGATCCGGCCGCAGCTGCGCGGCACCCCGGGCGTCACCGAGGTCAACACCGTCGGTGGATTCGCGCGGCAGATCCACATCACGCCGGATCCGGCCCGCCTGGTCGCACTGGGATTCACCCTTCACGACGTGGTCAACGCCGTGGCGGCCAACAACCGCAATATCGGCGCGGGCTACATCGAGCGGAACGGCCAGCAGTTTCTCGTCCGCACGCCCGGCCAGGTGCCCGATCTGGACGCCATCCGGGACATCATCCTGGATCGACGCGACGGCGTGCCGATCCGGGTGCGCGACGTGGCCGAAGTTGGTGAAGGCGCGGAACTGCGAACGGGTGCGGCGACGCTGGACGGACGCGAAGTCGTGCTGGGTACCGTTTTCATGCTGATCGGTGCCAACAGCCGCGAGGTCGCCCAGGCCACGGCGGCGCGACTGGCGGATGCCAGCAAGAGCCTTCCGCCCGGCGTCTCGGCCAATCCCGTCTACGACCGGACCACCCTCGTCGACCGCACGATCGGAACCGTCGCGAAGAATCTCATCGAAGGCGCGTTGCTGGTGATCGCGGTGCTTTTCGTGCTGCTGGGCAACTTCCGGGCGGCCCTGATCACGGCGGCCGTCATTCCTCTGGCGATGCTGTTCACCATGACCGGAATGGTACGCGGCGGCGTGTCAGGCAATCTGATGAGCCTGGGTGCGCTCGATTTCGGCCTGATCGTCGACGGCGCGGTGATCATCATCGAAAACTGCCTGCGCCGGTTCGGCGAACGGCAGCACAAGCTCGGTCGACTGCTACGCGAAGAGGAGCACCTGGACGTCGCGGCGACGGCGACCGCCGAAGTCATCCGGCCCAGCCTGTTCGGCCTGGGGATCATTACAGCCGTCTACGTCCCGATCTTTGCCCTCACCGGCGTCGAGGGAAAGATGTTCCAGCCCATGGCCGTCACCGTGGTACTGGCACTGACCGGTGCGATGGTGCTGTCCCTGACCTTCGTGCCGGCCGCCGTGGCGCTGTTCCTGCGCGGACGCATCCACGAACAGGAAACGCGTGTCGTGCAATGGGTGCGCCGCCACTACGCACCGACGCTGGCCTGGTCGGTCCGGCGGCGCGGCGGCGTCATTGCGGCCGCGCTGGCTCTCGTTGCCGTGTGCGGTGCGCTCACCACGCGACTGGGTTCCGAGTTCATTCCCAGCCTCGACGAAGGCGACGTGGCGCTGCATGCCATGCGCATTCCCGGCACCAGCCTTGACCAGGCCATCACCATGCAGGCGACGCTTGAACGCCGTATCAAGCAGTTCCCGGAAGTGGAGCGCGTTTTCGGCAAGCTGGGCACCGCGGAAGTCGCCACGGATCCGATGCCGCCTTCGGTCGCCGACACATTCATCATGCTCAAGCCACGTGAGCAGTGGCCCGATCCGCGCAAGCCGAAGGCAACCCTGGTTGCCGAAATCGAAACCTCGGTGAAGCAACTGCCAGGCAATAACTACGAATTCACCCAGCCGATCCAGATGCGCATGAACGAACTGATCTCGGGCGTGCGCGCCGACGTTGCCATCAAGCTCTACGGTGACGACGTCGACACCCTGGTGGCCGTGGGTCGCCGCATCGAAGCCGTGGCCCGGACAGTCCCGGGCGCTGCCGACGTGGCACTGGAGCAGGCCACCGGCCTGCCAATGCTGACGGTGACACCTGACCGGCAGGCGCTGTCGCGCTACGGCCTGAATCCCAGTGCGGTCCAGGACACCGTCGCCACGGCGATCGGCGGAGAAGTGGCGGGACAGTACTTCGAGGGCGACCGCCGGTTCGACATCGTCGTGCGGCTGCCCGAACAGCTGCGCCAGAGCCCCGCCGCGCTGGCGGACATGCCCATTCCCCTGGGCGGCAGTGAGAATCTCGACGAATCCAGTCGCGCCGCGGCGTGGATGTCGGGCGCACCGCAGACAGTACCGCTGCGGGAGGTCGCGACGATTGAAACCACCCAGGGCCCCAACCAGATCAATCGCGAAAGCGGCAAGCGCCGCGTGGTCGTCACAGCGAATGTGCGTGGACGCGACCTGGGGGGATTCGTCGCCCAGCTGCGGCAACAGATCGACGCCGAAGTCGAGGTACCGCCGGGCTACTGGGTCGACTATGGCGGCACGTTCCAGCAGTTGATCTCTGCCAGCCAGCGGCTGTCGGTGGTCGTTCCGGTGACGCTCGCGATCATCGTCGCGCTGTTGTTCTGGGCGTTCGGTTCCGCCAAAGACACGGTCATTGTCGCCTCCAGCGTGCCGCTGGCCCTGACCGGTGGCGTGGTAGCCCTGGTGCTGCGCGATATCCCGCTGTCCATCTCCGCCGGTATTGGCTTCATCGCACTGTCGGGTGTGGCCGTGCTCAACGGATTGGTGATGATCGCCTCGATCCGCGCGTTGAGGGACCAGGGCGTTTCACTCGATGCGGCGGTCGTCGACGGCGCACTCGGCCGTCTGCGTCCTGTCCTGATGACCGCTCTGGTGGCCTCGCTCGGCTTCCTGCCGATGGCACTCAATGTCGGCGCGGGCTCGGAGGTTCAGCGTCCGCTCGCCACGGTGGTGATCGGCGGCATCGTGTCCTCCACCCTGCTCACCCTGCTGGTGCTGCCGGCGCTGTATCGGGTGCTGCACGGGAAAACAGCTGCACCTGCCGATTCGGCAGCGTGACAGTCAGCCGCCGGCGTATGTAGCGCCGGCGGCGTACAGCGCTAGCGCCGCCAGGCCAGTTCGACAGACCAGATGCGGTATCCGTAGTCGAGCACCAGCGGTGTTTGTGGCGGCGCCCGATTGACGACATACGTGATGTCGGCGTCTGTCGCATTGCGCACGGCCAGGCGCAGGCTCAAGCCCGGCACCCGCGAAAAAGCATGTTCGGCAGACAGGTTCAGCGCGCTGTAGCCGCGCGCGCTCGACGCCGGCGAAAGGCTGCGCGCGCCGACCCGGTGCCAGTTCGCGCCCAGTGTCCATTGGTCATTCGGCTGCGCAATCAAGCCCAGGTTGGCCAGGATCTCGGGCGTACCGAATGCGCGTCCCGGCGTCGGATTGATGTTTGCCGGCGAAGGCACTTGCCGACGCGTGTAGATCTTGGAGACGTTGCCGTTGAGCCGCAGGTGGTCGGTCAGGCGGACATTGGCCTCCAGCTCGACGCCGCGGGAACGCACCTGGCCGGCATTGCGGAAGCCGGCACCGGGCGGCCCGGCCGGGCCGAGCACATCGTCCACCACCTGGTGGTAGAGCGTGGCGCGGTAAACGCTGTCGTGGCTGCGGTGAATCCACGCCAGCTCGCTGGTGTGGACGGTTTCGAAGTCCAGCCGGGTGTTGCGCTGGCCCGAGTCATAGAGCTCCACGCCGACCGGCGTGCGGAAGCCCTCACCGTATTGCGCCTTGAGCGTGTCGTTGCTGCCGGCCCGCCAGACCGCCGCCAACCGCGGCGTCACGCGCGATGTCACGTTGGAGAACACGTCGTAGCGCAGGCCCGCGGTCAGGCTGAGGCGCTCGTTGGCGTCGAATTGGTCCTGTACCAGTACCGAGTGCGAGGTCAGGCTGTCGCTCACACGGGCTGGCCGGTTGGTCGGCATCGGCGGTGCATTCGGCGGCGGCGGCGGTGCCGGTGGCAGGTTCGCCCGGTCGATATCCAGGGTGCCGGCAGCGACTTCGGCGAGGAAGCGATGGCGCCCCCACTGCCAATTCACGTCGGAGCCGACCTGCCGGCGGTCGCCGATGAATCCGGCAGGCGCGGCGGCGTAGTGCGCGTCGGAGTATCGCGTCCAGACGCCAACGCGGTTGTCGTTGCCGAAGCGCCAGTCGTAGCGCGCGTCGAACGCCTTGATGTGTTCGTCCACATCGCGCACCGTCGCCGGATTGGCGCCCTGGCCCGGTACAAGGCGCTGGTGATTGCGCGCAATGCTGGCCGCCTTGATGGTGAGGCCGCCGTGCACCACGCGAACGTCGGCGTAGGTCCGGTCTTCGTCGGCCGGCGTGCTCGCCGGAACATCGTAGCGATCGCTCGTTTCGCGACCGACATTCAATTGCCATTCCCACGCGCCTTTGGCAGACAGCGTCGCGCCGCCCAGGCGTTCGCCACCGGCCCCGAATCCGGCAAAGGCGCCGTTCCGGTCCTGGTGCGTGACGATGTTGACCAGGCCGTTCAGCGCGAAATCGCCAAAGACAACCGAGCCGGGCCCACGAATCACTTCGATCCGGTTGACCAGCGCCAGCGGCATCAGCATGGCGGAGGAATTCTGCGCGGCGACGGTATAGGAGGTGTCCATCCCGTCGACCAGGACTTTCACATTGCCCGAATTGAAAAAGGCGTCAATGCCACGCACACGCAGCGTGGCATAACCGTTCGGATCGCGATTGACCTCGATGCCCGGCAGCAGGGCTATCGCATCCAGGACGGAACGCGCGCCGAGGGCCCGGGCCTGATCCGCGGTCAACACGCTCACAATGCCGGGCACGAAGTCCGCATTCTCGCGCGTGCGGGTGGCCACTTCGGTTTCTTCGGCCAACAGCTGCAGCAGGGCCTCGCGCTCGGCCTCGTCAGTGGTTTCCTCGGTGCCAGTCGGGCTCTGCGCCAACGCGGACGCGGCCACGACCACACCACTGCAGAGTATGCAGCGCCGGATCATGGTGTCTCCTCCCCCTGCAGTACCCGGGTTGCCGTGATGTCGGCCCCCGCCAGGACGCACCGATTGCGCCCCCTGCGCTTGGCTTCATACAGCAATCGATCGGCGTTTTCCAAGAGGTCGCGGCCATCGCCCAGGTCAGGGACGCGCTCGACCGCGCCAATGCTGATGCTGACCCGCGGTCCGGTGCTGGATTTCACGTGCGGCAGGTCAAGCCGCCGCACGGCCTGCAGCAGCTGGCTGGCATGGCTATCCATCTCACCGGTGCTGCCGGCTGCACGGACGATGACAAATTCCTCGCCGCCGTAGCGGGCGGCCAGGTCGCCCGCGCGCTGACAGGATTCCTGCAGGGCCGTCGCCACCCGGCGCAGGCAGTCGTCGCCCGGTCCATGGCCGTAGTGGTCGTTGTATTGCTTGAAGTGATCGATATCGACCAGGAGCACGCCCACTGGCAGGCGCTGTTCGAAGGCCGCGGCGGCGCGCCGCGCCCACTCCTCGTCGAACCGGCGACGGTTGGCGATGCCCGTCAGCCCGTCGATCAGCGCGCGTTGTTCCAGCAGATCGCGCTGCCGCTTGAGCTCCAGGTGCGTGCGCACCCGCGCCCGCACGATGGGCGGGCTGATCGGCTTGGTAATGTAGTCGACCGCGCCAGCGGCAAAACCGCGCTCCTCCTCGCCGACTTCGCTGAGCGCGGTGACGAAGATGACGGGCACATCGCGCGTGGCCGGCTGCGCCTTGAGCCGGCGCAGCAGCTCAAAGCCATCCAGCCCCGGCATCACGACATCAAGCAGGATCAGGTCGGCCGGCAACGCCATGGCAAGACCAAGAGCACGCTCGCCGTCGGTCGCAAAACGCAGGTCGTAAGCCCCCTGCAGCGCTTCCGCCAGCACCCGCACATTCGCCGGTTCGTCGTCGACGATGAGGACTCGCGGAACGCTGCCCGGATTCACGACCCGACTCCGGCGGGCGCCACGGATTTCCACGCGCGCAGCGCGGCGGCGTAATCGAGTTGATCGATGGCAGACTGCAGCGGCGCCAGCTGCACGCGCTCGGCCGCATCGAGGTGCTGCAGCAGCCGCGCGAGCGTGGTGCCCGCCTCCAGGCTGCTGCCCTCCAGCTCGCCGGCGAGCTGCTGCCAGAGCAGCGCGGTCGTCGCCATATCGCCGGTGGATATCGGTGCGGCCTGCTCCGGTCCCGGCAAGGTGGCAGCAGCCAGCTCGGCCAGCGCGCTGCCCAGTTCGCGCAGCGAGGATTCACTGGGGGTGGCGTGACGCAGCGCCGCTTCCACGCTGGCCGCCGCCGACGCCACCCGCTGCGCACACAGGGTGGCCGCGGCGCCCTTTACCGTGTGCGCCAGGTCCTGTGCGACGGTGAGATGCCCCTGGGCCAGCGCCTGGCCGATCTTGTCGGCGGTGTCGGCGTGGCGCGCACGAAAATCTGCCAGCAGCCGCCAGAGCAGGTCGCGCTTGCCATTGACCCTGTCCAGCGCCGCCGCCAGGTCGACGCCGGCCACGGCCGTCAGCGGTGCCGCATCGTCTGCCGGGCGTGCCGCGGAGGCGACTGACATCTCGTGCGGCAACCAGCGCGCCAGCGTGCGCAGGAGACGCGACTCTTCGATTGGCTTGGAGAGATAGTCATCCATGCCGGCGTCGAGGAATCGCTTACGGTCGCTGGCCAGCGCGTGGGCCGTCAGCGCAATGACGGGAATCGTGGCAAGCCGCGCGTCGCGCTTGAGTCGTCGTGTGGTTTCCATGCCGTCCATCTCGGGCATCTGCACGTCCATCAACACGACGTCATACGGGGAAAGCTCAAGCCGTTGCAAGGCCTCCAGGCCGTTGCCGGCGCAGTCGACGGCGAGTCCTGCATCGCGCAGCAGCTCCTGCGCGACCTGGCGATTGATCGGGTTGTCTTCCACGAGCAGCACGCGGCCGCCCTGTGGAAAACGATACGTCGCGCCCGGCGCCTCGCCGGAGGCACTCATGCGCAAGCCACCGGCGGTGCCCAGCGCCTGGAGCGCGGCGTCGTGCAGCGTGGAGGGGCTGATGGGTTTGTGCAGGAAAACATCCACGCCGGCGCGCTCCGCCGCCTGCATCAACGTGGTATCGCCGTACGCAGTGGCCATCACCACGCCCGGCCGCGGCAAGCCGCGACGGTTGATTTCCGCGACGGCGGCCAGGCCATCCATTCCGGGCAGTTTCCAGTCCAGCAGCAGGAGGTCGAAGGGCGGATCGGCACTGCTCATCCGCGCGAGGGCGGTCTCGGCCGATTCGGCCAGCGAGACATCGAAGCGCAACGCCTCGAGCATGGTGCCGAAGACTTCCCG
This genomic stretch from Tahibacter amnicola harbors:
- a CDS encoding efflux RND transporter permease subunit — its product is MLEKLIRFAIARRWLMLALTLALVGVGSFSFTRLPIDATPDITNVQVQVNTEAPGYSPLEAEQRVTFVIETVMAGMPRLDYTRSLSRYGLSQVTIVFKDGTDLYFARQQVAERLQQVKSKLPAGLDPQMGPIATGMGEIFMYTVDAHADARKPDGTPYTATDLRTLQDWVIRPQLRGTPGVTEVNTVGGFARQIHITPDPARLVALGFTLHDVVNAVAANNRNIGAGYIERNGQQFLVRTPGQVPDLDAIRDIILDRRDGVPIRVRDVAEVGEGAELRTGAATLDGREVVLGTVFMLIGANSREVAQATAARLADASKSLPPGVSANPVYDRTTLVDRTIGTVAKNLIEGALLVIAVLFVLLGNFRAALITAAVIPLAMLFTMTGMVRGGVSGNLMSLGALDFGLIVDGAVIIIENCLRRFGERQHKLGRLLREEEHLDVAATATAEVIRPSLFGLGIITAVYVPIFALTGVEGKMFQPMAVTVVLALTGAMVLSLTFVPAAVALFLRGRIHEQETRVVQWVRRHYAPTLAWSVRRRGGVIAAALALVAVCGALTTRLGSEFIPSLDEGDVALHAMRIPGTSLDQAITMQATLERRIKQFPEVERVFGKLGTAEVATDPMPPSVADTFIMLKPREQWPDPRKPKATLVAEIETSVKQLPGNNYEFTQPIQMRMNELISGVRADVAIKLYGDDVDTLVAVGRRIEAVARTVPGAADVALEQATGLPMLTVTPDRQALSRYGLNPSAVQDTVATAIGGEVAGQYFEGDRRFDIVVRLPEQLRQSPAALADMPIPLGGSENLDESSRAAAWMSGAPQTVPLREVATIETTQGPNQINRESGKRRVVVTANVRGRDLGGFVAQLRQQIDAEVEVPPGYWVDYGGTFQQLISASQRLSVVVPVTLAIIVALLFWAFGSAKDTVIVASSVPLALTGGVVALVLRDIPLSISAGIGFIALSGVAVLNGLVMIASIRALRDQGVSLDAAVVDGALGRLRPVLMTALVASLGFLPMALNVGAGSEVQRPLATVVIGGIVSSTLLTLLVLPALYRVLHGKTAAPADSAA
- a CDS encoding TonB-dependent receptor encodes the protein MIRRCILCSGVVVAASALAQSPTGTEETTDEAEREALLQLLAEETEVATRTRENADFVPGIVSVLTADQARALGARSVLDAIALLPGIEVNRDPNGYATLRVRGIDAFFNSGNVKVLVDGMDTSYTVAAQNSSAMLMPLALVNRIEVIRGPGSVVFGDFALNGLVNIVTHQDRNGAFAGFGAGGERLGGATLSAKGAWEWQLNVGRETSDRYDVPASTPADEDRTYADVRVVHGGLTIKAASIARNHQRLVPGQGANPATVRDVDEHIKAFDARYDWRFGNDNRVGVWTRYSDAHYAAAPAGFIGDRRQVGSDVNWQWGRHRFLAEVAAGTLDIDRANLPPAPPPPPNAPPMPTNRPARVSDSLTSHSVLVQDQFDANERLSLTAGLRYDVFSNVTSRVTPRLAAVWRAGSNDTLKAQYGEGFRTPVGVELYDSGQRNTRLDFETVHTSELAWIHRSHDSVYRATLYHQVVDDVLGPAGPPGAGFRNAGQVRSRGVELEANVRLTDHLRLNGNVSKIYTRRQVPSPANINPTPGRAFGTPEILANLGLIAQPNDQWTLGANWHRVGARSLSPASSARGYSALNLSAEHAFSRVPGLSLRLAVRNATDADITYVVNRAPPQTPLVLDYGYRIWSVELAWRR
- a CDS encoding diguanylate cyclase, which produces MNPGSVPRVLIVDDEPANVRVLAEALQGAYDLRFATDGERALGLAMALPADLILLDVVMPGLDGFELLRRLKAQPATRDVPVIFVTALSEVGEEERGFAAGAVDYITKPISPPIVRARVRTHLELKRQRDLLEQRALIDGLTGIANRRRFDEEWARRAAAAFEQRLPVGVLLVDIDHFKQYNDHYGHGPGDDCLRRVATALQESCQRAGDLAARYGGEEFVIVRAAGSTGEMDSHASQLLQAVRRLDLPHVKSSTGPRVSISIGAVERVPDLGDGRDLLENADRLLYEAKRRGRNRCVLAGADITATRVLQGEETP